A DNA window from Gouania willdenowi unplaced genomic scaffold, fGouWil2.1 scaffold_112_arrow_ctg1, whole genome shotgun sequence contains the following coding sequences:
- the LOC114458407 gene encoding coiled-coil domain-containing protein 106-like has protein sequence MKTTPVDHAVHMDDNDDDTEATLAPTAFLNVKKNHLLKKKKHTATEKTSDLTKEIYSLLQQLGKNDSGTIDTSSSATSSPDASSFASSSSPSNSSSSSSSSTDSSDSDKKSKKRRKKKKKHHHQSHKKKDKRKKKGRKKEQHGKQRARHPKEVVKRYQKVLKAYKKERKLSAAYRKVGVDRNTVATNAPICELAVVAPEKYKELLFAHTPQQRLQDFAKKCLEVLMNDPNLLRDVEQQKKKGKLIPLSKKA, from the exons ATGAAAACTACACCTGTGGACCACGCTGTGCACATGGACGACAATGACGACG ATACTGAGGCAACTCTCGCTCCAacagcatttttaaatgttaagaaGAACCATCTCCTTAAGAAGAAGAAGCACACTGCTACAGAAAAAACCAGTGACCTGACCAAGGAGATATACTCCCTCCTCCAACAACTTGGCAAAA ATGACAGCGGGACAATTGACACATCTTCCTCGGCCACCTCGTCTCCTGATGCATCTTCTTTCGCTTCATCCTCCAGCCCATCCAACTCCTCTTCATCGAGCTCCTCCTCTACTGATTCCTCTGATTCGGACAAGAAATCAAAGAAAAGacgcaagaagaaaaaaaagcaccaccaccagagtcacaaaaaaaaagataagaggaagaaaaaagggAGGAAAAAGGAGCAGCATGGAAAACAAAGAG caCGTCATCCTAAGGAGGTCGTCAAGAGATACCAGAAAGTCCTTAAGGCatacaagaaagaaagaaagctgaGTGCGGCATATAGAAAAGTTGGTGTTGACCGAAACACCGTCGCCACCAATGCCCCAATATGTGAGCTGGCTGTTGTGGCCCCGGAGAAATACAAAGAGTTGTTGTTTGCTCATACCCCACAGCAACGACTGCAGGACTTTGCAAAAAAATGTCTGGAAGTGTTAATGAATGATCCAAATCTTTTAAGGGATGTtgaacaacaaaagaaaaaggggAAACTGATTCCTCTGTCTAAGAAAGCTTAG